DNA from Gammaproteobacteria bacterium:
GGGGACTGCCCACAACTCTCCTTGACGGGTCCGATGGAAACGAAGCCGTGTCTCCTCCGCGATCGGTCCTATTTCCAGGGCGATACACACACCCTTTTCATAGTGCTGACCCCAAACCAGAAAGGGGAGGGCCTGCTCTTGGATCTGCCAGGGATCGGTGCGATAGTTCATAACGGTGAGGCTATTCACCAGAG
Protein-coding regions in this window:
- a CDS encoding hypothetical protein (Evidence 5 : Unknown function); the encoded protein is MAGKPLLERLSPLVNSLTVMNYRTDPWQIQEQALPFLVWGQHYEKGVCIALEIGPIAEETRLRFHRTRQGELWAVPIGHQGPIDSYASR